One Capsicum annuum cultivar UCD-10X-F1 chromosome 2, UCD10Xv1.1, whole genome shotgun sequence genomic window carries:
- the LOC124896315 gene encoding ATP-dependent DNA helicase PIF4-like, whose amino-acid sequence MDRDINEFQLISEKIKVSTIAKEAKDVHFERNISVSDEDLLLTNKLNNEQRTAYNIILERVFSNKTGAFFIDGPGGTGKSFLYRALLATVRHRGFIVLATANSGVAVLLLPRGRTAHSRFKLPINIDGNFSCNISKQSSLASLIRDAKLIVWDEISMAKKKRS is encoded by the coding sequence ATGGATCGTGATATTAATGAATTTCAACTTATCTcggaaaaaataaaagtatctaCTATAGCCAAAGAAGCTAAAGATGTacattttgaaagaaatattagTGTTAGTGATGAAGATTTATTATtgacaaataaattaaacaatGAACAACGAACAGCTTACAATATAATCCTTGAAAGAGTGTTCTCAAATAAAACTGGGGCTTTCTTTATTGATGGTCCTGGTGGAACTGGTAAAAGTTTTTTATATCGTGCATTATTAGCTACTGTGAGACATAGAGGGTTTATAGTTTTGGCAACTGCAAATTCTGGTGTTGCAGTCTTGCTTCTTCCTAGAGGTCGCACTGCTCATTCTCGATTTAAATTGCCTATAAATATTGATGGAAATTTTAGTTGTAATATTAGCAAACAAAGTTCATTGGCATCTTTAATCCGTGATGCAAAATTAATAGTTTGGGATGAAATCTcaatggcaaaaaaaaaaagatcgtAG
- the LOC107860466 gene encoding 4-coumarate--CoA ligase-like 1 isoform X2, with protein sequence MGTHVAECTQQQEEELYADRLAFVDATTGKGYTYGEVARDIRRFAKALRSLGLRKGRVVLVVLPNVPEYAIVALGIMAAGGVFSGANPAAHSSEIMKQVESADGKLIVSDLPTYHKVKDCGLPVIILGEERVEGTIHWDELLEAADRASSRTDHITNQEDEIVQQSDLCALPFSSGTTGLSKGVMLTHRNLVANLCSTLFSISPEMVGQVTTLGLIPFFHIYGITGICCATIRNKGKVVVMRRYELRAFLNALITHEVTFAPIVPPIILALVKNPIVDEFDLKKLKLRSIMTAAAPLAPEILNEFEKKFPDVQVQEAYGMTEHSCITLSHSNQHIAKRNSVGFILPNLGVKFVDPDTGRSLPKNTPGEICVKSQCVMKGYYKNESETCLTIDKDGWLHTGDIGYIDDDGDIFLVDRIKELIKYKGFQVAPAELEGILLTHPSVEDAAVVGLPDEEAGEIPAAWVVLNSKAKESHEDIINFVASTAAHYKRVRVVQFVDSIPKSPSGKIMRRLIKEKMLEKLKEGRE encoded by the exons ATGGGAACTCATGTAGCAGAATGCACACAACAGCAAGAAGAAG AGTTATACGCTGACAGACTCGCGTTTGTGGATGCTACTACTGGCAAAGGATACACCTATGGCGAAGTTGCCAGAGATATACGGAGGTTTGCCAAGGCCTTGAGGTCCCTTGGCTTAAGAAAAGGAAGGGTTGTGTTGGTAGTCCTCCCAAATGTACCGGAATATGCTATTGTTGCTCTCGGAATCATGGCTGCTGGTGGTGTCTTTTCCGGTGCAAATCCAGCAGCTCATTCATCGGAAATTATGAAACAAGTTGAATCTGCTGATGGCAAGCTTATTGTCTCTGATCTACCAACCTATCACAAG GTGAAAGATTGTGGGCTGCCAGTAATTATACTAGGCGAAGAACGTGTAGAAGGAACAATTCATTGGGATGAATTGCTCGAAGCTGCAGATCGTGCCAGTTCCAGAACTGATCATATAACAAACCAAGAAGACGAAATTGTGCAGCAAAGTGATTTATGTGCATTACCCTTTTCATCAGGCACGACAGGACTATCCAAAGGAGTGATGTTAACTCACAGAAATCTAGTAGCAAACCTTTGCTCTACACTCTTTAGCATTAGTCCAGAAATGGTCGGTCAAGTTACAACACTAGGTCTTATACCATTCTTTCACATTTATGGTATAACCGGAATTTGTTGTGCAACTATTAGGAACAAAGGGAAAGTTGTGGTCATGCGTAGGTACGAACTGAGGGCATTTCTAAATGCGCTCATCACACATGAAGTCACATTTGCACCTATTGTTCCACCTATCATCTTGGCACTTGTTAAGAATCCGATTGTTGATGAGTTTGATCTGAAAAAGCTTAAGCTTAGATCCATCATGACAGCTGCTGCTCCACTTGCGCCTGAGATTCTTAACGAATTTGAGAAGAAATTTCCGGATGTTCAGGTCCAGGAG GCATATGGGATGACCGAGCACAGCTGCATTACTCTTTCACATAGCAACCAACACATTGCTAAAAGAAATTCCGTTGGTTTTATTCTACCTAATTTGGGGGTGAAGTTCGTTGATCCTGATACCGGTAGATCTCTCCCCAAAAACACACCAGGAGAGATATGTGTCAAAAGCCAATGTGTTATGAAGG GTTACTACAAAAATGAATCTGAGACTTGCCTTACCATTGATAAGGATGGGTGGCTTCACACTGGTGACATTGGCTACATTGATGATGACGGGGATATCTTTCTGGTAGATCGTATCAAAGAGCTCATCAAGTACAAGGGATTCCAA GTTGCTCCAGCTGAATTAGAGGGGATCCTTCTCACACATCCTTCAGTGGAAGATGCTGCAGTTGTTGG GCTGCCAGATGAAGAAGCTGGAGAGATACCAGCAGCATGGGTAGTCTTGAACTCAAAAGCAAAAGAAAGCCATGAAGACATCATCAACTTCGTTGCATCAACCGCTGCACATTATAAACGAGTGAGAGTGGTGCAATTCGTGGATAGCATTCCGAAATCTCCTTCTGGAAAGATAATGAGAAGACTTATCAAGGAAAAGATGCTAGAAAAACTTAAAGAGGGCAGAGAGTGA
- the LOC107860467 gene encoding probable mitochondrial-processing peptidase subunit beta, mitochondrial, with amino-acid sequence MTIRQLLNLARRSRNLTTSHSLRRLSSASAAVAADTPSTSPAIGPPPPDAMIYDRLAEEVKQKLKRLENPDSRFLQYNSPHPTITDHTPVLTFPSTRVTTLPSGLRVATETNLAVKTATVGVFIDAGSRFETDETNGTAHFLEHMIFKGTEKRTSWEMEEEIENMGGHLNAYTSREQTAYYAKVLDKDVPVALDILADILQNSQFEEKKIERERDVILREMEEVEGQTEEVIFDHLHSTAFQYSPLGRTILGPAQNIKTITRSHLKDYISTHYTAPRMVIVASGPVKHEEFVEQVKKQFTKLSTDPTTASELVAREPAIFTGSEVRVIDDDIPLAQFAVAFQGAPWTDPDTIPLMVMQSMLGTWNKNAGGGKHMGSDLAQSVGINELAESMMAFNTNYKDTGLFGVYAVAKPDCLSDLSFCIMREISKLCYRVSDADATRACNQLKSSLLLHIDGTSPVAEDIGRQLLTYGRRIPVTELFARIDSVDASTIKRVANRFIFDQDVAISALGPIQTLPDYNWFRRRTYMLRY; translated from the exons ATGACGATCCGGCAGCTCCTAAACCTAGCACGCCGGTCCCGTAACCTCACCACCTCGCACTCACTCCGACGTCTTTCATCGGCTTCCGCCGCCGTCGCCGCCGACACACCATCCACTTCTCCGGCCATCGGTCCACCACCTCCCGATGCAATGATCTACGATCGATTAGCTGAAGAGGTCAAGCAAAAACTCAAACGCCTTGAGAATCCCGATTCCAGATTCCTCCAGTACAACTCACCACACCCAACCATAACCGACCACACACCAGTCCTCACCTTCCCATCTACGCGCGTGACTACACTGCCATCAGGTCTGCGGGTGGCGACTGAGACTAATCTTGCTGTTAAGACGGCAACTGTTGGGGTATTCATTGATGCAGGGTCAAGATTTGAGACTGATGAAACTAATGGAACAGCTCATTTTCTCGAGCATATGATATTTAAGGGTACTGAAAAGAGGACATCTTGGGAGATGGAGGAGGAGATTGAGAATATGGGTGGTCATTTGAATGCTTACACTTCCAGAGAGCAAACAGCTTACTATGCTAAAGTGTTGGATAAGGACGTACCTGTAGCATTGGATATCTTGGCTGATATACTCCAGAACTCCCaatttgaagagaaaaaaattgaacgTGAACGTGATGTTATCCTTAGGGAGATGGAGGAG GTCGAAGGTCAAACAGAGGAAGTCATCTTTGACCATTTGCATTCAACTGCATTCCAGTACTCACCTTTGGGTAGGACTATTCTTGGACCTGCCCAGAATATAAAGACAATCACCAGAAGTCATCTGAAGGACTACATATCAACACACTATACTGCTCCCAGAATG GTAATTGTTGCTTCTGGGCCTGTCAAACATGAAGAATTTGTTGAACAAGTTAAGAAACAATTTACTAAGCTTTCCACGGATCCGACTACGGCCTCAGAATTGGTTGCTAGAGAACCAGCAATTTTTACAGGTTCAGAG GTTCGGGTAATTGATGATGACATTCCGTTGGCACAATTTGCTGTTGCTTTTCAAGGGGCACCATGGACTGATCCAGATACCATTCCGCTGATGGTAATGCAATCAATGCTGGGTACTTGGAATAAAAATGCTGGAGGAGGGAAACACATGGG TTCCGATCTGGCACAAAGTGTTGGCATTAATGAACTAGCAGAGAGCATGATGGCTTTTAACACCAACTATAAGGATACTGGTCTGTTTGGTGTGTATGCTGTGGCAAAG CCCGATTGTTTGAGTGATTTGTCCTTCTGCATTATGCGTGAGATAAGCAAATTGTGTTACCGAGTTTCGGATGCTGATGCGACTCGTGCTTGCAACCAG TTGAAGTCTTCTCTCTTGCTTCACATTGATGGAACTAGTCCTGTTGCAGAAGACATTGGGCGTCAG CTGCTCACATATGGCAGAAGGATTCCAGTCACAGAGCTGTTTGCAAGGATTGATTCCGTGGATGCTAGCACCATCAAACGGGTTGCAAACAGATTTATATTTGACCAG GATGTTGCTATATCCGCTTTAGGGCCTATCCAGACTCTACCCGATTATAACTGGTTCAGACGTAGAACCTACATGCTCCGTTATTAG
- the LOC107860466 gene encoding 4-coumarate--CoA ligase-like 1 isoform X1, which translates to MGTHVAECTQQQEEGEHIFRSRYPPVDVPDNVTLPDFVLHNVELYADRLAFVDATTGKGYTYGEVARDIRRFAKALRSLGLRKGRVVLVVLPNVPEYAIVALGIMAAGGVFSGANPAAHSSEIMKQVESADGKLIVSDLPTYHKVKDCGLPVIILGEERVEGTIHWDELLEAADRASSRTDHITNQEDEIVQQSDLCALPFSSGTTGLSKGVMLTHRNLVANLCSTLFSISPEMVGQVTTLGLIPFFHIYGITGICCATIRNKGKVVVMRRYELRAFLNALITHEVTFAPIVPPIILALVKNPIVDEFDLKKLKLRSIMTAAAPLAPEILNEFEKKFPDVQVQEAYGMTEHSCITLSHSNQHIAKRNSVGFILPNLGVKFVDPDTGRSLPKNTPGEICVKSQCVMKGYYKNESETCLTIDKDGWLHTGDIGYIDDDGDIFLVDRIKELIKYKGFQVAPAELEGILLTHPSVEDAAVVGLPDEEAGEIPAAWVVLNSKAKESHEDIINFVASTAAHYKRVRVVQFVDSIPKSPSGKIMRRLIKEKMLEKLKEGRE; encoded by the exons ATGGGAACTCATGTAGCAGAATGCACACAACAGCAAGAAGAAGGTGAGCACATTTTCCGTAGTAGATATCCTCCGGTAGATGTACCAGACAATGTGACTCTCCCGGATTTTGTGCTTCACAATGTAGAGTTATACGCTGACAGACTCGCGTTTGTGGATGCTACTACTGGCAAAGGATACACCTATGGCGAAGTTGCCAGAGATATACGGAGGTTTGCCAAGGCCTTGAGGTCCCTTGGCTTAAGAAAAGGAAGGGTTGTGTTGGTAGTCCTCCCAAATGTACCGGAATATGCTATTGTTGCTCTCGGAATCATGGCTGCTGGTGGTGTCTTTTCCGGTGCAAATCCAGCAGCTCATTCATCGGAAATTATGAAACAAGTTGAATCTGCTGATGGCAAGCTTATTGTCTCTGATCTACCAACCTATCACAAG GTGAAAGATTGTGGGCTGCCAGTAATTATACTAGGCGAAGAACGTGTAGAAGGAACAATTCATTGGGATGAATTGCTCGAAGCTGCAGATCGTGCCAGTTCCAGAACTGATCATATAACAAACCAAGAAGACGAAATTGTGCAGCAAAGTGATTTATGTGCATTACCCTTTTCATCAGGCACGACAGGACTATCCAAAGGAGTGATGTTAACTCACAGAAATCTAGTAGCAAACCTTTGCTCTACACTCTTTAGCATTAGTCCAGAAATGGTCGGTCAAGTTACAACACTAGGTCTTATACCATTCTTTCACATTTATGGTATAACCGGAATTTGTTGTGCAACTATTAGGAACAAAGGGAAAGTTGTGGTCATGCGTAGGTACGAACTGAGGGCATTTCTAAATGCGCTCATCACACATGAAGTCACATTTGCACCTATTGTTCCACCTATCATCTTGGCACTTGTTAAGAATCCGATTGTTGATGAGTTTGATCTGAAAAAGCTTAAGCTTAGATCCATCATGACAGCTGCTGCTCCACTTGCGCCTGAGATTCTTAACGAATTTGAGAAGAAATTTCCGGATGTTCAGGTCCAGGAG GCATATGGGATGACCGAGCACAGCTGCATTACTCTTTCACATAGCAACCAACACATTGCTAAAAGAAATTCCGTTGGTTTTATTCTACCTAATTTGGGGGTGAAGTTCGTTGATCCTGATACCGGTAGATCTCTCCCCAAAAACACACCAGGAGAGATATGTGTCAAAAGCCAATGTGTTATGAAGG GTTACTACAAAAATGAATCTGAGACTTGCCTTACCATTGATAAGGATGGGTGGCTTCACACTGGTGACATTGGCTACATTGATGATGACGGGGATATCTTTCTGGTAGATCGTATCAAAGAGCTCATCAAGTACAAGGGATTCCAA GTTGCTCCAGCTGAATTAGAGGGGATCCTTCTCACACATCCTTCAGTGGAAGATGCTGCAGTTGTTGG GCTGCCAGATGAAGAAGCTGGAGAGATACCAGCAGCATGGGTAGTCTTGAACTCAAAAGCAAAAGAAAGCCATGAAGACATCATCAACTTCGTTGCATCAACCGCTGCACATTATAAACGAGTGAGAGTGGTGCAATTCGTGGATAGCATTCCGAAATCTCCTTCTGGAAAGATAATGAGAAGACTTATCAAGGAAAAGATGCTAGAAAAACTTAAAGAGGGCAGAGAGTGA